In the Chryseobacterium sp. MYb264 genome, one interval contains:
- a CDS encoding alpha/beta fold hydrolase, translating into MILAENNTSIVYQIINIKNFQGKKFTYTSKAFIERNNNNAGAIPIVFSLKDGKILGKPIMDMQQMSDSFKPNEWFDYTISGSIDKEAESLAFGFYFSGKAKFYFNDIVLNIKNNHSQEPIYQSDFKDKQVNNWYFSEPNSIAKLSISEDKKYAKKPSFFIDNSQAGSDYILGDNPDKGKYEEINGVRLYYEVYGTGPDLILLHGNNESIFSFNMQVEELAKHFRVIAIDTRCQGKSTCNDEKLTYELFAEDVHSLMEKLNLKKANILGWSDGANTGIILAEKYPAQVAKLAILSAVLFNSDESVDKRINRLLQKRIDHFKVEGMKADDVQYRLTHLLLTEPHLKFNDLHEIKIPVLVMSGQNDFIKQSHTELIAKTIKNSSLKIFKDSGHEVPKEKPQEFNTTVIEFFNKK; encoded by the coding sequence ATGATTTTAGCTGAAAATAATACATCAATTGTATATCAAATTATTAATATAAAAAACTTTCAAGGAAAGAAATTTACTTATACTTCAAAAGCATTTATTGAAAGAAATAACAATAATGCGGGGGCTATTCCTATTGTATTCAGTTTAAAAGACGGAAAAATACTGGGTAAACCAATAATGGATATGCAACAGATGTCTGACTCCTTCAAGCCGAATGAGTGGTTTGATTATACCATTTCAGGCAGCATAGACAAAGAAGCTGAATCTCTTGCTTTTGGTTTTTATTTCTCCGGCAAAGCGAAATTTTATTTTAATGACATTGTCCTTAATATTAAAAACAATCATTCCCAGGAGCCTATTTATCAATCTGATTTTAAAGATAAGCAAGTCAACAATTGGTATTTTAGTGAACCCAATTCAATCGCGAAGCTAAGCATCTCTGAAGATAAAAAATATGCGAAAAAGCCTTCTTTTTTTATTGACAACAGCCAGGCAGGCTCAGATTATATTCTTGGAGACAATCCAGACAAAGGAAAGTATGAAGAGATCAACGGAGTGCGGCTTTATTATGAAGTATACGGAACAGGTCCTGATCTTATTTTGCTTCATGGAAATAACGAATCTATTTTTTCCTTTAATATGCAGGTTGAAGAATTAGCCAAACATTTTCGTGTCATCGCAATAGACACACGATGTCAAGGAAAATCGACCTGTAACGATGAAAAATTAACCTATGAACTTTTTGCGGAGGATGTACATTCCTTGATGGAAAAACTTAACCTAAAAAAAGCAAATATTTTAGGATGGAGTGACGGAGCCAATACTGGTATCATACTCGCAGAGAAATATCCTGCACAAGTGGCAAAACTTGCAATTCTCTCAGCTGTATTGTTTAATTCTGATGAATCTGTTGACAAAAGAATTAACCGTTTATTGCAAAAAAGAATAGATCATTTTAAAGTTGAAGGCATGAAGGCAGATGATGTACAATATCGACTAACCCATCTATTACTGACTGAGCCTCACCTAAAATTCAATGATTTACACGAAATAAAAATCCCAGTTTTAGTAATGTCCGGGCAAAACGATTTTATAAAACAATCGCACACTGAGCTTATTGCCAAAACTATTAAAAATTCTTCATTAAAAATATTTAAAGATTCTGGCCATGAGGTTCCTAAAGAAAAACCACAGGAATTTAATACAACTGTGATCGAATTTTTTAATAAAAAATAA
- a CDS encoding lantibiotic dehydratase family protein codes for MPTYKAFDKFIIRTPLLPFNSKSEEFTYKNNLFREGIYIASRTLYEEMLKYEENDLKNGKDRKRIENTLKKYWMRMQTRTTPFGLFSGISIGETTQDDSEITFNNKISRKARLDMAVVCRIVELLEKDPVISNEILYYPNDSMYAIDDKIRYLENKLNENRYILEVSSVDKSFYLYKILTKSKNGISKKELVEYILSLDSDLSFEDVFDFITECIESRLILSELTPSLTEPDNTLAIYKILNARVPESEITKVLETICGDIEKINASDIEESAIPLYESIIENLKSLDINFDYNKIFQVDSFTHFNTAKLSKNIINDVMDAVNFCINISPPTQSHTSITEFKTKFYERYEDREVDLIKVMDNDIGIGYPLKHDDYTNSLIKGFYLPVQNNQQSFKSWNTKYEGILLNKILHAVNRGQKEVILTKDDFDLEEGNNLHTTASCFFEILNDEHLISLNFFGDNSGAKMMSRFSHLHQDIDHLVKNISLYEEQVNNHLLNAELYYLPNPRTGNVMIRPQNMRKYEITCLSKSSQRDEYKIPISDLTIRIKNSRIVIQSKKLKKEIKVFHTNAYNYSLSDLPIFKFLGDLQYQDKLMTAFQIPDFDLDFLPRIRYKNVILSLAKWNINVQKFKKENPNLKIENVLSTFKTYYNLPDEIVQAYGDNELYIHLLQDDYSQILWDLIDKNNSFVIKEFVFDGNCNAVKDVNKNIYRNQFNLSLYKG; via the coding sequence ATGCCAACCTATAAAGCATTTGATAAATTTATAATCCGAACCCCATTATTGCCTTTTAATTCAAAATCTGAGGAATTTACCTATAAAAATAATCTTTTCAGAGAAGGCATCTATATTGCTTCAAGAACGCTTTATGAAGAAATGCTTAAATACGAAGAAAACGACTTAAAAAATGGAAAAGATAGAAAAAGGATAGAAAATACGCTGAAAAAATACTGGATGCGCATGCAAACCCGTACTACTCCATTTGGATTATTTTCCGGAATTTCGATTGGTGAAACTACACAGGATGATTCAGAGATCACTTTCAACAATAAAATAAGCAGAAAAGCAAGACTGGATATGGCCGTGGTATGCAGAATTGTAGAACTTCTTGAAAAAGACCCCGTGATCAGCAATGAAATTTTATATTATCCAAATGACAGCATGTATGCCATCGACGATAAAATAAGATATCTGGAAAATAAACTTAATGAGAATCGATATATTCTTGAGGTTTCATCTGTTGATAAATCCTTTTACCTTTATAAAATACTTACAAAAAGCAAGAACGGAATATCAAAAAAAGAATTGGTAGAATATATACTTTCCCTGGACAGCGATTTATCTTTTGAGGATGTTTTCGATTTTATCACGGAATGTATAGAATCCCGTTTGATATTAAGCGAGCTAACCCCTTCGCTTACAGAACCCGACAACACCCTTGCCATTTATAAAATTTTGAATGCACGCGTTCCTGAATCTGAAATCACTAAAGTTTTAGAGACCATTTGCGGGGATATTGAAAAAATTAATGCCAGCGATATCGAAGAAAGTGCAATTCCTCTTTATGAATCAATCATAGAAAATCTAAAAAGTTTAGACATCAACTTCGACTACAACAAAATATTTCAGGTTGATAGTTTTACGCATTTTAACACGGCAAAATTAAGCAAAAACATTATCAACGACGTCATGGATGCCGTTAATTTCTGCATCAACATAAGCCCTCCTACCCAATCCCACACCAGCATAACTGAGTTTAAAACAAAATTTTACGAAAGATATGAAGACCGGGAAGTCGATCTTATCAAGGTCATGGACAATGATATTGGGATTGGTTATCCGTTAAAACATGACGACTATACGAATAGTCTGATAAAAGGATTTTATCTTCCGGTTCAGAATAATCAGCAAAGCTTTAAGTCTTGGAATACCAAATATGAGGGCATTCTGCTTAATAAAATTCTGCATGCGGTAAACAGAGGTCAAAAAGAAGTTATTTTGACTAAAGATGATTTTGATCTGGAAGAAGGCAATAATTTACATACCACCGCTTCTTGCTTTTTTGAAATTTTAAACGATGAACATTTGATTTCCCTGAATTTCTTTGGTGATAATTCAGGAGCCAAAATGATGTCCCGATTTTCACATTTACATCAGGATATTGATCATCTGGTAAAAAACATTTCTCTTTATGAAGAGCAGGTGAACAATCATCTGTTAAATGCCGAACTTTATTACCTTCCTAATCCACGAACGGGTAATGTAATGATTCGCCCACAGAATATGAGAAAATATGAAATCACTTGTCTGAGCAAGTCGTCTCAGAGGGATGAGTATAAAATTCCAATATCAGATCTTACGATTCGTATAAAAAACAGCAGAATTGTCATACAGTCAAAAAAACTGAAAAAAGAGATTAAAGTTTTCCATACCAATGCTTATAACTATTCTCTTTCCGATCTTCCTATTTTTAAATTTTTAGGAGATTTGCAGTATCAGGATAAATTGATGACTGCATTTCAAATTCCGGATTTCGATTTAGATTTCTTACCCCGTATCCGATACAAAAATGTGATTTTATCATTAGCCAAGTGGAATATAAATGTTCAGAAATTTAAAAAAGAAAATCCGAATCTGAAAATAGAGAATGTTCTGAGTACGTTTAAAACCTATTATAATCTCCCGGACGAAATAGTACAGGCTTATGGAGACAATGAACTTTATATTCATTTGCTTCAGGATGATTATTCTCAAATTCTTTGGGATCTTATTGATAAAAATAATTCTTTTGTCATTAAAGAATTTGTATTTGATGGCAATTGTAATGCTGTAAAGGACGTCAATAAAAACATCTATAGAAATCAATTCAATTTATCATTATATAAAGGCTAA
- a CDS encoding thiopeptide-type bacteriocin biosynthesis protein yields MNSIQTNFPPGSSWLYYKLYISSSHADQFLVKKLLPFVKRLLSKKEINKFFFIRYNDPSFHLRIRFHISDREVIEKISDFFYKNTEKLIANDIVWKYEISTYTREMERYNPILIDDVEDLFQTDSLNCLSILKEVSELPDKEEATWKLALKNIDYYLNTFLNNQLEMKEFVITQMSESFKAEFGFTEFNSKQLNSIYRDNRKIIDQIISENETEDHVGLFYNSIKKQHPNFLKTANALLEKCNQHQISIHLYLSSYIHMMMNRIFPSKNRLFELMLYFLLSKHYKGMISQQKYNSTSKEKQS; encoded by the coding sequence ATGAACTCAATTCAAACAAATTTTCCTCCAGGCTCATCTTGGTTATACTATAAACTCTATATAAGTTCTTCTCATGCCGACCAGTTTTTGGTAAAAAAGCTGCTTCCCTTTGTGAAAAGGCTGCTTTCAAAAAAGGAAATCAATAAATTTTTCTTTATTCGATATAATGATCCCAGTTTCCATCTGAGAATCAGATTCCATATTTCAGATCGGGAAGTTATAGAAAAAATCAGTGATTTCTTCTATAAAAACACAGAAAAACTCATCGCTAATGATATTGTTTGGAAATATGAGATATCCACCTACACAAGGGAAATGGAAAGATACAATCCTATTCTGATTGATGATGTGGAAGACCTGTTCCAGACAGACAGTTTAAACTGTCTTTCCATTCTTAAAGAAGTTTCAGAACTTCCGGATAAAGAGGAAGCTACATGGAAGCTGGCCTTGAAAAATATAGATTATTATTTAAATACATTCCTTAACAATCAGCTTGAAATGAAAGAATTTGTCATCACTCAGATGAGCGAATCTTTTAAAGCTGAATTTGGTTTTACTGAGTTTAATTCTAAACAGCTCAATAGTATTTATCGGGATAACCGAAAAATTATAGATCAAATCATCTCCGAAAATGAGACTGAAGATCATGTCGGTCTATTTTATAATTCAATAAAGAAGCAGCATCCGAACTTTTTGAAGACAGCCAATGCCTTACTGGAAAAATGCAACCAGCATCAGATTTCAATACACCTTTATTTATCAAGTTATATTCACATGATGATGAACAGAATTTTTCCTTCAAAGAACAGATTATTTGAGTTGATGCTTTATTTTTTACTTTCTAAACATTATAAAGGAATGATTTCTCAACAAAAATACAACAGCACAAGTAAGGAAAAGCAGTCTTAG
- a CDS encoding class I lanthipeptide, with translation MKKKLKLNKKSITKLSNDNMKGIKGGKEAFLSIFNCQSKKCETIVDVPTPDYTFQYCPGPTTITLTCI, from the coding sequence ATGAAAAAAAAACTAAAACTAAACAAGAAAAGCATTACCAAATTATCGAACGACAACATGAAAGGTATTAAGGGAGGTAAAGAAGCATTCCTAAGTATTTTTAATTGTCAGTCTAAAAAGTGTGAGACTATAGTAGATGTACCGACTCCGGATTACACCTTCCAGTATTGCCCGGGTCCTACGACAATTACCTTAACATGTATTTAA
- a CDS encoding lanthionine synthetase LanC family protein, whose product MQKNLTEKFEKVHEIIESSTSKYDCLLHGNSAIAYYYATLYKTLKEEKYKDKAIEILSDIFDRMNNSEAVFVGNAYGSGLASFTYLVNAVNPILDLDFDVEEEFEEIDLHLFEYAMEEIQKNKIDCLHGALGIIHYFNSRGNSGFLDDLILAISEKAKISEDGIWFENFVESEEKDSQVANLSLSHGLTGILLILFESISITKHKEIVENTIKKGVEFLLSNSTYTLQNENLGGAFYSVVNFNEDKKEIYPRLAWCYGDLGPLVLVYKAAEYFNKEEWKIFADKVGIKTTDKLTEETSMVSDPYFCHGSSGVSMMYKKLYTYSPIPEYKTAQKFWAKKTVEYLDYPGFTNEFIEKKHSIIDGLIGINLALLSNDMTTDDEWLELFFIK is encoded by the coding sequence ATGCAAAAAAATTTAACAGAAAAGTTTGAAAAGGTTCATGAAATTATTGAATCATCAACATCCAAATACGACTGCCTACTGCACGGAAATTCGGCTATTGCTTACTATTATGCCACACTTTATAAAACATTAAAAGAAGAAAAATATAAAGATAAAGCCATTGAAATATTATCCGATATTTTTGACAGAATGAATAATAGCGAGGCCGTATTCGTAGGAAATGCCTATGGAAGCGGGCTGGCAAGCTTCACCTACCTTGTAAATGCGGTAAATCCTATCTTAGATCTTGATTTCGATGTTGAAGAAGAGTTCGAAGAGATTGATTTGCATCTGTTCGAATATGCGATGGAGGAAATTCAAAAAAATAAAATTGATTGTCTACACGGTGCATTGGGAATCATTCACTACTTTAATTCTCGAGGAAACAGTGGTTTTTTAGATGATTTAATTTTAGCCATTTCTGAAAAAGCAAAAATATCAGAAGATGGAATTTGGTTTGAAAACTTTGTGGAAAGCGAAGAAAAAGATTCACAAGTAGCCAATTTAAGCCTTTCTCATGGATTAACCGGAATTCTTCTTATCCTTTTTGAAAGTATTTCAATTACAAAACACAAAGAAATTGTAGAAAATACAATAAAAAAAGGCGTAGAATTTTTACTGAGCAACAGCACCTATACTCTGCAAAACGAAAATTTAGGAGGAGCCTTTTATTCTGTTGTGAACTTTAATGAAGATAAAAAAGAAATTTATCCCAGATTGGCGTGGTGTTATGGAGACTTAGGACCTCTGGTATTAGTTTATAAAGCGGCTGAATATTTTAACAAAGAGGAATGGAAAATCTTTGCTGATAAAGTCGGCATAAAAACTACTGATAAATTAACCGAAGAAACGTCCATGGTGAGTGATCCCTATTTCTGCCACGGATCGAGCGGCGTTTCGATGATGTATAAAAAATTATACACGTACAGTCCGATCCCTGAATATAAAACAGCTCAGAAATTTTGGGCAAAAAAAACAGTGGAATATTTAGACTATCCGGGTTTCACCAATGAATTCATTGAAAAAAAACACAGCATTATTGATGGTCTCATTGGAATTAATCTCGCATTATTATCTAATGATATGACAACAGATGATGAATGGTTAGAATTATTCTTCATTAAATAA
- a CDS encoding class I lanthipeptide, with protein MKNKKLSLNKKSITKLTNDEMNGINGGKEMFTSIFNCSKTGWTCADTCTATATTNLTNSCPITSSGPQVPSPSPSPSPGLENGIF; from the coding sequence ATGAAAAACAAAAAACTTTCTTTAAACAAGAAAAGCATTACGAAACTAACTAATGACGAAATGAATGGAATCAACGGAGGAAAAGAGATGTTTACGAGCATCTTCAACTGTAGCAAAACAGGATGGACTTGTGCCGATACTTGTACTGCAACAGCAACCACCAATCTGACAAACAGTTGTCCAATCACAAGTAGTGGGCCTCAGGTTCCATCTCCATCTCCATCTCCTTCACCAGGTCTTGAAAATGGAATTTTCTAA
- a CDS encoding GNAT family N-acetyltransferase, with amino-acid sequence MENIKFEISPYQDELQILIDEKKAGYMSIEIDGKLLIVYYTKLNEEHEGQGYAKMLLDELVRYVEEKDLMVDPECDFVRQQFENHPKRYNEIWHS; translated from the coding sequence ATGGAAAATATAAAGTTTGAAATATCTCCATATCAAGATGAATTGCAGATATTAATTGATGAAAAGAAAGCCGGATATATGTCTATTGAAATTGACGGCAAGCTGCTGATCGTTTACTACACAAAACTCAATGAGGAGCATGAAGGCCAAGGCTATGCCAAAATGCTTCTTGACGAATTGGTTCGATATGTTGAAGAAAAAGATCTGATGGTGGATCCGGAATGCGATTTCGTGAGACAACAATTTGAAAATCATCCGAAAAGGTATAATGAAATATGGCACTCCTAG
- a CDS encoding MBL fold metallo-hydrolase: protein MIYLIITIVAIVLLYFIITGQQVFGAEANGKRLERMRKSKHYKNSQFQNLSHTPSIAEGYSMPKVMFDFMVKKKDPLLKPLHNIPSIHTDLGSFSKDQDVFIWLGHSSYYIQTDGVSFLIDPVLSLYGSPFKFFNKAFSGADIFKPEDIPSIDYLVITHDHYDHLDYPTVKAIKDRVGKVIVPLGVGAHLERWGYKPEQLIEEEWGGEAILKNSLKITFTPARHFSGRKMKRNVTLWTSYVLETPTKKLFLGGDSGYDTHFKMIGETYGPFDYIFIENGQYNEAWKYIHGLPEDVIQACIDLKAKNIIPVHSSKFALALHAWNEPLKKVTTLGKDHNLNILTPMIGENVDLNKSDNTFKAWWEN, encoded by the coding sequence ATGATCTACTTAATTATTACCATTGTTGCTATTGTCTTACTATATTTTATCATTACAGGACAACAGGTTTTTGGTGCAGAAGCGAATGGGAAAAGGTTGGAAAGAATGCGCAAATCGAAGCATTATAAAAATAGTCAGTTTCAGAATTTAAGCCATACACCGTCTATTGCAGAAGGCTACAGCATGCCGAAAGTGATGTTTGATTTTATGGTGAAAAAGAAAGATCCATTATTAAAACCTTTGCATAATATTCCGTCTATTCATACAGATTTAGGAAGCTTTTCCAAAGATCAGGATGTGTTTATCTGGTTGGGGCATTCTTCATACTATATTCAAACGGATGGAGTTTCATTTTTAATTGATCCCGTGCTGAGTCTGTATGGCTCCCCGTTTAAATTTTTCAATAAAGCGTTCTCAGGAGCTGATATTTTTAAGCCTGAAGATATCCCGAGCATAGATTATTTGGTTATTACACACGATCATTACGACCATTTGGATTATCCAACGGTGAAAGCCATAAAGGATAGAGTAGGAAAGGTAATTGTGCCTTTGGGAGTTGGTGCGCATTTAGAAAGATGGGGTTATAAACCTGAGCAATTGATCGAAGAAGAATGGGGTGGTGAAGCTATTTTAAAGAATAGTCTGAAGATTACCTTTACGCCGGCAAGACATTTTTCCGGTAGAAAAATGAAAAGAAATGTCACACTTTGGACTTCCTATGTGTTGGAAACGCCTACGAAAAAATTATTCTTAGGTGGAGACAGCGGCTACGATACCCATTTTAAAATGATTGGTGAAACATATGGCCCTTTCGATTATATTTTTATTGAGAACGGACAGTACAATGAAGCCTGGAAATACATTCACGGTCTTCCCGAAGATGTAATCCAGGCTTGTATAGATTTGAAAGCAAAAAATATTATTCCGGTTCACTCTTCCAAGTTTGCGCTGGCTCTTCATGCATGGAACGAGCCGTTAAAAAAGGTAACGACTCTTGGAAAAGATCATAATCTGAATATTTTAACACCAATGATCGGTGAAAACGTTGACCTGAATAAATCAGACAATACGTTCAAAGCTTGGTGGGAAAATTAA
- a CDS encoding S41 family peptidase — translation MKNYYLLILYALSLASCVSIKKHNEQTASQISPEKLKEDVDYAYLKLQQLHPQLYWYISKKDLDFKFDSLKQTIDQPLTPIQFYFKLQPVIAQVREGHLSLRIPRRKFTKKEIKVLETKKPMFSRFEYYVKGEHLYIIKNKDSVENIKPGTEIIAINNIPVADFMKKYKSLISSDGFNDTFQPYFLKDVFFNFYTAENGFEDKATIETLYNGEKKTYTLKRELKSKTDLEKDKQQEKRTQEKKVNDYVAFDNSYNRNFKFLDKDSSIAYIKVKSFSREYSDKFYKTSFENIKKSSAKYLIIDVRNNYGGSLDEINNLYSYLAPEPYVLIKPSQVTSKITPLKTSYFRKSKLFQYALKGIFYPSFFFSQAFSTYKKDGKVYYKMKADKSTKPNKNAFYGKVFVLINGGSFSASSIITSKLKNDKRIVLVGEETGGANDGTVAGFYSYQKLPNSKIDLPIGLLLVQPNIEFTHTKKGVTPDVTVTETMEDIIEKKDPQLEWVKNEITKEKENTTK, via the coding sequence TTGAAAAATTATTATCTCCTGATATTGTACGCATTATCGCTCGCTTCCTGCGTGTCGATAAAAAAACATAATGAACAGACGGCTTCCCAAATATCACCTGAAAAACTTAAAGAGGATGTAGATTATGCCTATTTAAAATTACAGCAACTTCATCCCCAATTGTACTGGTATATTTCAAAAAAAGATCTCGATTTCAAATTTGACAGCCTTAAGCAAACCATTGATCAGCCTTTAACGCCTATTCAGTTTTATTTTAAATTACAGCCTGTGATTGCTCAAGTTCGTGAAGGGCATCTTTCATTAAGAATTCCGAGGAGAAAATTTACCAAAAAGGAAATTAAGGTTCTGGAAACTAAGAAACCCATGTTCAGCCGATTCGAATATTATGTAAAAGGCGAGCATTTGTACATCATTAAAAATAAAGATTCTGTAGAAAATATTAAACCAGGAACTGAAATAATAGCGATCAATAATATTCCGGTAGCTGATTTTATGAAAAAATATAAAAGCCTGATAAGCAGTGACGGCTTTAATGATACTTTTCAGCCTTACTTTTTAAAAGACGTTTTTTTTAATTTTTATACCGCTGAAAATGGTTTTGAAGACAAAGCAACCATAGAAACCCTTTATAATGGAGAAAAAAAAACATACACTTTAAAAAGAGAATTAAAATCTAAAACAGACCTTGAAAAAGATAAACAACAGGAAAAAAGAACTCAGGAGAAAAAAGTAAATGATTATGTAGCTTTTGATAATTCTTATAACAGAAATTTTAAATTTTTAGATAAAGATAGTTCAATCGCCTACATAAAAGTGAAAAGTTTTTCAAGAGAATATTCTGATAAATTTTATAAAACCAGCTTTGAAAATATCAAAAAATCAAGTGCTAAATACCTCATTATTGATGTAAGAAATAATTACGGAGGTTCTTTGGATGAAATTAATAATTTATATTCCTATCTCGCTCCCGAACCTTATGTTTTAATCAAACCCTCTCAGGTAACTTCCAAAATTACCCCTTTGAAAACGAGCTATTTCAGAAAGAGTAAACTTTTTCAATATGCTTTAAAAGGTATTTTTTATCCGAGTTTTTTTTTCAGTCAGGCTTTCAGCACATATAAAAAAGACGGAAAAGTTTATTATAAAATGAAAGCAGATAAATCAACAAAACCTAATAAAAATGCTTTTTACGGTAAAGTTTTCGTTTTGATTAATGGTGGTAGTTTTTCTGCTTCGTCTATTATCACTTCAAAATTAAAAAATGATAAGCGAATTGTTTTGGTGGGTGAAGAAACGGGCGGCGCAAACGACGGAACGGTTGCCGGATTTTATTCTTATCAAAAACTTCCCAATTCTAAAATTGATTTACCAATCGGATTACTTCTGGTACAGCCCAATATCGAATTTACCCATACTAAAAAAGGAGTTACGCCTGATGTTACGGTGACAGAAACGATGGAAGATATTATTGAAAAGAAAGATCCTCAGCTTGAATGGGTGAAAAATGAAATTACAAAGGAGAAAGAAAACACGACAAAATAG
- a CDS encoding YdcF family protein codes for MIKTFIKIVKIIFCGLLLWFVIHSTYITIDGLSDEGKKADIAVILGNKVNEDGTLSTRLEKRLESGLELYKNHRVKKILVSGGLGKEGFYEGDKMKEFLVSKGVPNSLIMVDNFGNNTRATVENTMQLKKKLQFKSLIVISQYFHVTRTKKLFEDKGFLEVSSASPKYFEWRDLYAILREFPAYYTQ; via the coding sequence ATGATAAAAACATTCATTAAAATTGTAAAAATAATTTTCTGTGGATTGCTGTTATGGTTTGTGATTCATTCTACTTATATCACGATTGACGGATTGAGTGATGAAGGTAAAAAAGCCGATATAGCCGTTATTTTAGGCAATAAAGTAAACGAAGACGGAACGTTGTCTACCCGATTGGAAAAGAGACTCGAAAGCGGACTTGAATTGTACAAAAATCATCGGGTCAAAAAAATTCTCGTAAGCGGAGGATTGGGAAAAGAAGGTTTTTATGAAGGTGATAAAATGAAGGAATTTCTTGTATCAAAGGGAGTTCCCAATTCATTGATTATGGTTGATAATTTTGGAAATAATACAAGAGCTACCGTTGAAAACACCATGCAGTTGAAGAAAAAATTACAGTTTAAAAGTCTTATTGTCATCTCCCAATATTTTCATGTCACACGAACAAAGAAACTTTTTGAGGATAAAGGTTTTTTGGAAGTTAGCAGTGCGAGTCCGAAATATTTTGAATGGCGTGATCTGTATGCTATACTTAGAGAATTTCCTGCTTATTATACGCAATAA
- a CDS encoding RNA polymerase sigma factor, whose amino-acid sequence MTLEQEFLAKIEKHKGIIFKISKMYMDDKDDRDDLFQEITFQVWKAYPNFKGESEFSTWLYRVALNTAIIFLKSEKKRSFIGNEDFTNYKIVQEDYDSEKEERLSKMYDAIHQLNPIDKAFIFYYLEDFSGREIAEQMGISEGNVRVKMNRAKNKLKDILNSK is encoded by the coding sequence ATGACTTTAGAACAAGAATTTCTCGCTAAAATTGAAAAGCATAAAGGAATCATTTTTAAGATTTCCAAAATGTACATGGATGATAAAGACGACCGAGATGATCTTTTTCAGGAGATCACGTTTCAGGTGTGGAAAGCTTATCCGAATTTTAAAGGTGAAAGTGAATTTTCTACATGGTTATACAGAGTGGCATTAAATACAGCTATTATTTTCCTTAAATCTGAGAAAAAAAGAAGTTTTATCGGAAATGAAGATTTTACCAATTACAAAATTGTACAGGAGGATTATGATTCTGAAAAAGAGGAGCGACTGAGCAAAATGTATGATGCTATTCATCAGCTGAACCCCATTGACAAAGCTTTTATCTTTTACTATCTCGAAGATTTTTCGGGAAGGGAAATCGCAGAGCAGATGGGAATCTCAGAAGGAAATGTGCGGGTGAAAATGAATCGCGCCAAAAATAAACTGAAAGATATCTTAAACTCAAAATAA